The following are from one region of the Candidatus Neomarinimicrobiota bacterium genome:
- a CDS encoding lytic murein transglycosylase, with the protein MIKLQVIIPFFLLLTATLVFADRESKHGTVPVSWSNQVEKDMVNLIAKNEQARQIYTRVVKRLRRSGVPATYAWQVLSNPGIKIDPSISTRFAKPAEKMDYTDYRRIFVNTKRIDGGIKFYNEHKTLLYQVAKRYGVDPYLILSFVGVETQYGMYASAYPVFNSLHTIIHNIPRRAKWAEDEMVAWFMICRVDGLGPHDVKGSYAGAFGYGQFMPTSFKSYAVDMDGDGVREPFEWADVLASIANYLLKRGNYQISSTDFSENSANWRAVYKYNPSKNYVRVVLELRAELKQAINS; encoded by the coding sequence ATGATAAAACTACAAGTCATCATACCCTTTTTCCTCTTATTGACCGCGACGCTGGTCTTTGCTGACCGTGAATCAAAACATGGCACGGTTCCCGTCAGTTGGTCCAATCAAGTGGAAAAGGACATGGTCAACCTTATTGCAAAGAATGAGCAAGCCAGACAAATTTATACCCGGGTGGTTAAGCGTTTGCGTCGTAGTGGTGTTCCGGCAACTTATGCCTGGCAGGTTCTTTCAAATCCTGGGATCAAGATCGATCCAAGTATCTCAACCCGGTTTGCTAAACCGGCTGAAAAAATGGATTATACTGATTACCGGCGTATCTTCGTCAATACCAAGCGGATCGATGGGGGTATAAAATTTTACAATGAACATAAAACCCTGCTGTATCAGGTCGCAAAACGCTATGGTGTGGATCCATATCTCATCCTTAGCTTTGTTGGTGTAGAAACCCAATATGGAATGTATGCCTCGGCTTATCCGGTCTTCAACTCGCTTCACACCATCATCCATAACATTCCCCGCCGGGCAAAATGGGCCGAAGATGAAATGGTCGCCTGGTTCATGATCTGTCGCGTTGACGGTTTAGGTCCGCATGATGTTAAAGGCTCCTATGCCGGTGCCTTTGGCTATGGACAATTCATGCCCACCAGCTTTAAAAGTTACGCTGTTGATATGGATGGAGATGGTGTGAGGGAGCCCTTTGAATGGGCGGATGTTCTGGCCAGCATTGCTAATTATCTGCTCAAACGAGGTAATTATCAGATCAGCAGTACCGATTTTTCAGAGAATTCAGCCAATTGGCGAGCAGTCTACAAATACAATCCTTCTAAGAATTATGTGAGGGTTGTTCTCGAACTGCGAGCTGAGCTCAAGCAAGCCATAAACAGCTAG
- a CDS encoding Ig-like domain-containing protein, producing MKKTIILFLVLASITFSQDLTGVRICIDPGHGGHEGDDRYIEATGFWESESNLTKGLELRTILLGLGADVAITRTGNNGTTDDPSLSERIGLANSFNADYFNSIHSNGFNGTANYTMVIYNGHTNTPTYPLARTMALIMAPDIHAVDYTTSNLAIGDLTLNPSWTYGYGVLYPANMPATISEGSFHDYLPESWRLMNLDYRKHEARAIARSFLDYFDEPGFSTGAIAGLVRDAEELVDYFYFSSLGDQRLPLNGIQVNIEPGGFSSTGDDNNNGYFCVDDLAPGQYEITVNAPGYATDSRTVNVSSNTTTISNFILQNNAPPIIVSSHPANADTTYPAWDIPNFTFSKAMNEASVEAAFTIEPHIDGTFYFAPDGKLMAYLITDTLAYLTDYTITIAGTAMDLSGFHLDGDQDGSGGDDWTIWFRTSPPDNTAPVIVDTYPVSGSELVDLRPIFNIVWDEELEPETITTDMIKLERIYDLQLQETVIEHHVINDQSILVLYAMNDLLDAESYRVRIFPGFEDLFGNAQSNGTLISFTTSNFDYNIVSIDNFENGLTSNWWQPSSSGSTTGEIGVETAMSGSTDLTVMNIGSETSMALNYGWNPDAGSWLIREYLNSGPPQNVHFSSSKIMQAYVFGDNNGNQFRFCVDDNVTGSGTHEVSPWYTIDWYGWRLISWDMAVDGTGTWIGDGNLDGSMRFDSFQLTYVPGQPNVGVYYIDELRVVDRNYLALDDPQDQRPAELALLPNYPNPFNPWTSIPFTLPKRAEVQISIYDLRGAEVAHIFSGSLDAGRHVTRWNAAQVSSGLYLVKMDVNDISITRKITVLK from the coding sequence ATGAAAAAAACCATAATACTTTTCCTGGTGCTGGCCTCAATAACATTTTCACAGGACCTAACTGGCGTGAGGATCTGTATCGATCCCGGCCATGGGGGTCATGAAGGTGATGATCGCTACATTGAAGCAACCGGATTTTGGGAGTCTGAATCAAACCTGACCAAAGGCTTGGAGTTGAGGACTATCCTCCTTGGGCTGGGAGCAGACGTTGCGATCACACGCACCGGAAACAATGGCACCACCGATGATCCCTCGCTTTCTGAGCGGATCGGTCTGGCCAATTCTTTTAATGCCGATTATTTCAATAGCATCCATAGCAATGGTTTTAACGGTACCGCCAATTACACCATGGTTATTTACAATGGGCATACCAATACGCCTACATATCCCCTGGCAAGAACCATGGCTCTAATCATGGCGCCTGACATCCATGCCGTTGATTATACCACCAGCAATCTTGCCATTGGAGATTTGACCCTGAATCCCAGTTGGACCTATGGCTATGGCGTGCTTTATCCTGCTAATATGCCGGCAACTATTTCTGAGGGTTCTTTTCATGACTATCTGCCGGAATCCTGGAGATTAATGAATCTGGACTACCGCAAGCATGAAGCACGAGCCATTGCCAGAAGCTTCTTGGATTACTTTGATGAACCAGGCTTTTCAACTGGTGCGATCGCCGGCTTGGTACGGGATGCTGAGGAACTGGTTGATTATTTTTACTTTTCCAGTCTTGGTGATCAGCGATTACCCCTAAATGGTATTCAAGTAAACATTGAGCCAGGTGGTTTCAGCTCTACCGGTGATGATAACAATAATGGATATTTTTGTGTTGATGATCTGGCACCCGGTCAGTACGAGATCACGGTCAATGCTCCAGGATATGCAACTGATTCAAGGACAGTTAATGTTAGTTCCAATACAACAACCATCAGTAATTTTATACTTCAAAACAACGCCCCCCCTATTATTGTAAGCTCTCATCCGGCAAATGCCGATACCACCTATCCTGCCTGGGACATTCCAAATTTTACTTTTTCCAAAGCCATGAACGAAGCTTCTGTGGAAGCAGCTTTCACCATCGAACCTCACATTGACGGAACTTTTTACTTCGCTCCCGATGGTAAACTAATGGCTTATCTGATAACCGACACGCTGGCATATCTCACCGATTACACCATCACAATTGCCGGCACGGCCATGGATCTTTCCGGTTTTCACCTGGACGGTGACCAGGATGGCAGTGGTGGTGATGATTGGACTATCTGGTTCAGAACCAGCCCACCGGATAATACAGCACCCGTCATTGTGGACACCTATCCGGTTTCAGGGTCTGAGTTGGTAGATCTTCGACCGATCTTTAACATTGTTTGGGATGAGGAACTGGAACCTGAGACAATTACTACCGACATGATCAAACTTGAACGGATCTATGATCTTCAGCTTCAGGAAACTGTTATTGAACATCATGTTATCAACGATCAGAGCATCCTGGTGCTTTATGCCATGAATGACCTGCTTGATGCCGAGTCCTACCGAGTGAGGATTTTTCCCGGTTTCGAAGACCTTTTTGGAAACGCTCAAAGCAATGGCACGTTGATCAGTTTTACAACTTCCAATTTTGATTACAACATTGTCAGTATTGACAACTTTGAAAATGGCTTGACTTCAAACTGGTGGCAACCATCCTCCAGTGGCAGTACAACAGGCGAAATTGGTGTGGAAACTGCCATGTCCGGCAGTACGGACTTAACGGTCATGAACATTGGGAGCGAAACTTCAATGGCTCTCAATTATGGCTGGAATCCCGATGCGGGATCCTGGCTGATTCGCGAATACCTCAACTCTGGGCCCCCTCAAAATGTTCACTTCAGCAGTAGCAAAATTATGCAGGCCTACGTCTTCGGGGATAACAATGGTAACCAGTTTCGTTTTTGTGTCGATGATAATGTCACGGGAAGCGGAACTCACGAGGTCAGTCCCTGGTATACTATTGACTGGTACGGCTGGCGACTGATAAGTTGGGATATGGCGGTGGACGGAACCGGAACCTGGATCGGCGATGGCAATCTGGACGGCTCGATGCGTTTTGACAGTTTTCAGCTGACCTACGTACCGGGTCAACCAAATGTTGGGGTCTATTACATTGACGAATTGAGAGTGGTGGATCGCAACTATCTGGCGCTGGATGATCCACAGGATCAACGGCCAGCAGAGTTAGCCCTGCTACCCAACTATCCCAACCCATTCAATCCCTGGACCAGCATTCCCTTTACTTTACCAAAACGAGCTGAGGTGCAAATCAGCATTTATGACCTGAGAGGTGCCGAAGTGGCCCACATATTCAGTGGATCATTGGATGCTGGCCGACATGTTACCCGCTGGAATGCAGCCCAGGTATCATCCGGGCTTTATTTAGTGAAAATGGATGTCAATGATATCTCCATCACACGTAAAATCACAGTCCTAAAGTAA